In one window of Henckelia pumila isolate YLH828 chromosome 1, ASM3356847v2, whole genome shotgun sequence DNA:
- the LOC140875894 gene encoding subtilisin-like protease SBT3: MEFLKQLSPLFLFTLLLFRADLVLAERSSYIVHMDKSFMPKSFPSHNHWYSFMVDSLNSVSTESLDQYRVPRSLVYTYDTALHGFSATLSHDELEALKKVPGFVSAYSDRNVTLDTTHSFEFLSLNPFTGLWPASDYGKDVIVGVIDTGVWPESLSFKDDGMTEIPARWKGICEEGQDFDSSLCNKKLVGVRYFNKGVKAANPNITLSMNSGRDTAGHGTHTSSTVAGNYVDDSSFFGYASGTARGVAPRARVAMYKVIWREGRYASDVLAGIDQAVADGVDVISISMGFDGVPLYQDPIAISSFGAMEKGVVFSSSAGNEALIGTLHNGIPWVLTVSAGSTDRFFSGTLTLGNGSIIAGWTTFPAHALVSELPLIYNKTFSFCNSTQALSKVGNGIVICENGSFLDQSFYLSQTNIAAAIFISDDSITFESTDFTFPGVVISSKDALAVIDYATKGTTSFASITFQQTLFGEKPAPVVASYTSRGPSPSYPGILKPDILAPGTLILASWIPNDPTAFIGNIALTSNFIAISGTSMACPHVSGIAALLKGAHPKWSPAAIRSAMMTTANPFDNTHDYIKDSFFNYGIATPLAMGAGQVEPNQALDPGLIYDATPQDYINLLCSMNFTQSQIFTIIRSNYDCSSPSPDLNYPSFIAFYTNKTTGVLVQKFTRTITNVGYNSTTYKVQVTPPKGSIVTVEPNILEFSSKYEKQSYSLTIQYAKSIAGEITFGSITWVEDNGKHAVRSPLVVSPMIPVW, encoded by the coding sequence ATTCGTTAAACTCAGTGAGTACTGAATCATTGGACCAATATCGGGTACCACGAAGCCTCGTTTATACTTACGACACTGCATTGCACGGATTCAGTGCGACATTGTCACATGATGAATTAGAAGCTTTGAAAAAAGTGCCAGGATTTGTCTCTGCTTATAGTGATAGAAATGTCACACTCGACACCACTCATTCATTTGAATTCCTGTCTTTGAATCCTTTCACTGGTTTATGGCCAGCATCTGATTATGGCAAAGACGTGATTGTCGGTGTTATTGACACGGGTGTATGGCCTGAGAGTTTAAGCTTCAAAGATGATGGGATGACTGAAATTCCAGCAAGGTGGAAGGGAATATGCGAGGAAGGACAAGATTTCGATTCCTCCTTGTGTAACAAAAAGCTAGTTGGAGTCCGATACTTCAATAAGGGAGTTAAAGCCGCAAATCCTAATATTACCTTGAGTATGAATTCTGGAAGAGACACCGCAGGTCATGGCACACACACCTCATCCACTGTTGCAGGAAATTATGTTGATGATTCCTCTTTTTTTGGATATGCCTCGGGGACTGCAAGGGGAGTTGCACCTCGTGCTAGGGTAGCTATGTATAAGGTCATTTGGAGGGAAGGGCGTTACGCTTCTGATGTTCTTGCTGGTATAGATCAAGCAGTTGCTGATGGTGTTGATGTAATTTCCATTTCCATGGGTTTTGATGGTGTCCCTCTATACCAAGATCCAATTGCAATATCATCTTTTGGTGCCATGGAGAAGGGTGTCGTTTTCTCATCTTCAGCCGGAAACGAGGCACTCATTGGGACTTTACACAATGGGATTCCTTGGGTATTGACGGTCTCAGCAGGTTCAACAGATCGTTTCTTTTCGGGAACTTTGACTCTAGGGAATGGATCAATCATTGCCGGATGGACAACGTTCCCTGCACATGCTCTGGTGTCCGAATTACCTCTCATTTACAACAAGACATTTTCTTTTTGCAATTCCACCCAAGCATTGTCAAAAGTTGGAAATGGTATAGTCATATGCGAAAATGGAAGTTTCCTTGATCAATCGTTCTATCTTTCTCAAACAAATATCGCTGCTGCGATCTTTATCTCGGACGACTCCATCACATTTGAATCCACCGACTTCACATTTCCAGGAGTAGTGATAAGCTCAAAGGATGCATTAGCAGTTATAGATTATGCTACAAAAGGTACAACGTCATTTGCTAGCATAACATTCCAGCAAACATTATTTGGAGAGAAACCTGCTCCTGTTGTTGCTTCGTACACTTCAAGGGGTCCATCACCGAGCTATCCAGGCATATTGAAACCTGATATTTTGGCTCCAGGAACGTTAATTTTAGCATCTTGGATCCCGAATGATCCCACTGCTTTTATCGGTAACATCGCATTGACTAGCAATTTCATAGCTATTTCTGGCACATCAATGGCTTGTCCTCATGTTTCTGGCATCGCTGCGCTCCTAAAAGGTGCACACCCGAAATGGAGCCCTGCAGCCATTCGTTCAGCCATGATGACAACCGCTAACCCTTTTGACAATACACACGATTATATCAAAGATTCATTTTTTAACTACGGAATCGCAACTCCTCTAGCTATGGGAGCAGGCCAAGTCGAACCAAATCAGGCGCTCGATCCCGGCCTAATATATGACGCTACTCCACAAGATTACATAAATCTTCTCTGCTCCATGAATTTCACTCAGAGTCAAATCTTCACCATCATTAGATCAAACTACGATTGTTCGAGTCCCTCCCCTGATCTGAATTACCCATCGTTTATCGCCTTTTACACCAACAAAACAACCGGTGTGCTGGTTCAGAAATTCACAAGGACCATCACAAATGTTGGATACAACAGCACGACATACAAAGTTCAAGTGACACCACCCAAAGGTTCTATAGTTACTGTGGAACCCAACATATTGGAATTCAGCAGTAAATATGAGAAGCAAAGTTATTCACTGACTATACAATATGCAAAAAGCATCGCGGGAGAAATCACATTTGGTTCAATAACTTGGGTGGAAGACAATGGCAAACATGCTGTGAGGAGTCCACTTGTTGTGTCTCCTATGATTCCTGTTTGGTGA